One genomic segment of Plasmodium vinckei vinckei genome assembly, chromosome: PVVCY_03 includes these proteins:
- a CDS encoding AP-2 complex subunit sigma, putative: MINFILLQNRQGKTIFSKWYINCDEGKRKQIERNINKILINRSTHYANVFVYEQFKIIYRLYAGLYFIVSIENENELYILEFIQFMAQILDTFFTNVCELDLLFNFHLLYYFFDNIILGGYIYEVNKNIILDKISKIKKFL, translated from the exons atgataaattttatacttCTTCAAAATAGACAGGGGAAAAccatattttcaaaatg gtATATTAATTGTGATGAAGGAAAACGAAAGCAAATtgaaagaaatataaataaaattttaataaatcgAAGCACACATTATGCAAATGTATTTGTATATGAgcaatttaaaattatttacagACTATATGCAG gattatattttattgtatctattgaaaatgaaaacgaGTTATATATCCTTGAATTTATTCAGTTTATGGCCCAGATCTTAgacacattttttacaaatgtATGTGAATTAGATcttctttttaattttcatttgttatattatttttttgataatataatattaggtggatatatatatgaagtaaataaaaatattattttagataaaattagtaaaatcaaaaaatttttataa
- a CDS encoding calcium-dependent protein kinase 1, putative, translated as MGCNLSKSVNDVRGSKVTHVNSKKINNKREDTEDGEEIAINPGMYVRKKEGKIGESYFKVRKLGSGAYGEVLLCKEKNGHGEKAIKVIKKSQFDKGRYTDDNKNIEKFHEEIYNEISLLKSLDHPNIIKLFDVFEDKKYFYLVTEFYEGGELFEQIINRHKFDECDAANIMKQVLSGICYLHKHNIVHRDIKPENILLENKNSLLNIKIVDFGLSSFFSKDYKLRDRLGTAYYIAPEVLKKKYNEKCDVWSCGVIMYILLCGYPPFGGQNDQDIIKKVEKGKYYFDFNDWKNISDEAKELIKLMLTYDYNKRCTAEEALNSRWIKKYANNINKSDQKTLCGALSNMRKFEGSQKLAQAAILFIGSKLTTLEERKELTDIFKKLDKNGDGQLDKKELIEGYNVLRNFKNELGELKNVEEEVDNILKEVDFDKNGYIEYSEFISVCMDKQILFSEERLRRAFNLFDTDKSGKITKEELANLFGLTSISEKTWNDVLGEADQNKDNMIDFDEFVSMMHKICDHKTL; from the exons ATGGGGTGTAATCTAAGTAAGAGTGTGAATGATGTGAGAGGAAGTAAGGTAACTCATGtgaatagtaaaaaaattaataataaacgAGAAGATACAGAGGATGGGGAAGAAATAGCTATAAATCCTGGTATGTATgttagaaaaaaagaaggtAAAATTGGTGAGTCCTATTTTAAAGTTCGTAAATTAGGTAGTGGGGCATATGGTGAGGTTTTATTgtgtaaagaaaaaaatggacaTGGTGAAAAAGCCataaaagtaataaaaaaatctcAGTTCGATAAAGGAAGGTACAcagatgataataaaaatatagaaaagtTTCatgaagaaatatataatgaaatatcaTTACTTAAATCATTAGACCAtccaaatataataaaattatttgatgtatttgaagataaaaaatatttttatttagttACAGAATTTTATGAAGGAGGAGAATTATTTgaacaaattattaacagACATAAATTTGATGAATGTGATGCAGCAAATATTATGAAGCAAGTATTAAGTGGCATATGCTATTTACATAAGCATAATATTGTACATAGAGATATAAAAcctgaaaatatattattagaaaataagaatagtttattaaatataaagatagTCGATTTTGGCTtatcatcttttttttcaaaggATTATAAATTACGAGATCGGTTAGGTACtgcatattatatagctcctgaagttttaaaaaaaaaatataatgaaaaatgtgATGTCTGGTCATGTGGTgtaattatgtatattttgcTTTGTGGGTATCCGCCTTTTGGTGGACAAAACGATCaagatattataaaaaaagttgaaaaaggaaaatattatttcgaTTTTAATGAttggaaaaatattagtGATGAAGCTAaagaattaattaaattaatgttaacatatgattataataaaagatgTACAGCTGAGGAAGCTTTAAATAGTAGGtggattaaaaaatatgcaaataatattaataaaagtgATCAAAAAACATTATGTGGTGCTTTATCAAATATGAGAAAATTTGAAGGAAGTCAAAAGCTAGCTCAAGCAGCTATACTTTTTATTGGTAGTAAATTAACTACATTGGAAGAAAGAAAAGAACTTAcagatatttttaaaaaacttGACAAAAATGGGGATGGACAGTTAGACAAAAAGGAACTTATAGAAGGATATAATGTTTTGCGAAAT TTTAAGAACGAACTTggtgaattaaaaaatgtggaGGAAGAAGTTGACAATATTTTGAAGGAAGTGGATTTCGAcaaaaatggatatatcGAATATTCCG AATTTATTTCCGTGTGCATGGATAAGCAAATTTTGTTCAGTGAGGAGAGGTTAAGAAGGGCCTTCAATTTATTTGACACTGACAAAAGTGGAAAGATCACAAAAGAAGAGCTTGCcaat ctatTTGGCTTGACTTCAATTAGCGAAAAAACATGGAATGATGTTTTAGGGGAGGCTGACCAAAACAAAGACAATATG ATCGATTTCGACGAGTTCGTGTCAATGATGCACAAAATTTGTGACCACAAAACACTTTAA